A window of Streptomyces sp. DG1A-41 contains these coding sequences:
- a CDS encoding DUF503 domain-containing protein: MYVGTLSFDLLLGDVRSLKEKRSVVRPIVAELQRKYAVSAAEVDHMDLHRRAVIGLALVSGDAAHLSDVLDRCERLVAARPEVELLSVRRRFHGEDD, from the coding sequence ATGTACGTGGGGACGCTGTCCTTCGACCTGCTCCTCGGCGACGTACGGTCGCTGAAGGAGAAGCGCTCCGTCGTCCGCCCCATCGTCGCCGAGCTCCAGCGCAAGTACGCGGTGAGCGCGGCCGAGGTGGATCACATGGACCTCCACCGCAGGGCCGTCATCGGCCTCGCGCTGGTGTCCGGCGACGCGGCGCACCTGAGCGACGTACTCGACCGGTGCGAACGGCTGGTCGCCGCCCGCCCCGAGGTGGAGCTGCTGTCCGTCAGGCGGCGCTTCCACGGCGAAGACGACTGA
- the rbfA gene encoding 30S ribosome-binding factor RbfA: MADNARAKRLADLIREVVAQKLQRGIKDPRLGSHVTITDTRVTGDLREATVFYTVYGDDEERNAAAAGLESAKGILRSEVGRAAGVKFTPTLTFVMDALPDTARNIEDLLDKARQSDAKVREASAGAKYAGDADPYRKPDEDDETDDTAE; the protein is encoded by the coding sequence GTGGCCGACAACGCGCGGGCCAAGAGGCTGGCGGACCTCATCCGGGAAGTGGTGGCCCAGAAGCTGCAGCGCGGGATCAAGGACCCGCGGCTCGGCTCGCACGTCACCATCACGGACACGCGGGTCACGGGTGACCTGCGGGAGGCGACCGTCTTCTACACCGTGTACGGGGACGACGAGGAGCGGAACGCGGCCGCAGCGGGCCTGGAGAGCGCCAAGGGCATCCTGCGCTCCGAGGTCGGCCGGGCCGCCGGTGTGAAGTTCACGCCGACCCTGACCTTCGTCATGGACGCCCTACCGGACACCGCCCGGAACATCGAGGACCTCCTCGACAAGGCGCGCCAGTCCGACGCGAAGGTGCGCGAGGCGTCCGCGGGCGCGAAGTACGCCGGCGACGCCGACCCGTACCGCAAGCCGGACGAGGACGACGAGACGGACGACACCGCCGAATGA
- the truB gene encoding tRNA pseudouridine(55) synthase TruB: MTQKHTTPDGLVIVDKPSGFTSHDVVAKMRGIARTRRVGHAGTLDPMATGVLVLGVEKATKLLGHLALTEKEYLGTIRLGQNTLTDDAEGEITSSTDASGVTRDAIDAGIAKLTGDIMQVPSKVSAIKINGVRSYKRARDGEEFDIPARPVTVSSFGVYDVREVIAEDGTAVLDLVVSVVCSSGTYIRALARDLGADLGVGGHLTALRRTRVGPYKLDAARTLDQLQQELTVMPVAEAAAAAFRRWDVDARRARLLTNGVRLDMPEEYAGSGPVAVFDPEGRFLALVEEQRGKAKSLAVFG, encoded by the coding sequence ATGACCCAGAAGCACACCACGCCCGACGGCCTCGTCATCGTCGACAAGCCGTCGGGCTTCACTTCGCACGACGTCGTCGCCAAGATGCGCGGCATCGCCAGGACGCGACGCGTCGGGCACGCCGGCACCCTCGACCCGATGGCGACGGGCGTCCTCGTCCTCGGCGTCGAGAAGGCCACCAAACTCCTCGGCCACCTCGCACTGACCGAGAAGGAGTACCTGGGCACCATCCGGCTCGGGCAGAACACCCTCACCGACGACGCCGAGGGGGAGATCACCTCCTCCACGGACGCCTCCGGGGTCACCCGCGACGCCATCGACGCCGGCATCGCCAAGCTGACCGGCGACATCATGCAGGTGCCGTCCAAGGTCAGCGCCATCAAGATCAATGGCGTGCGGTCCTACAAGCGGGCCAGGGACGGCGAGGAATTCGACATCCCGGCCCGGCCCGTCACGGTGTCCTCCTTCGGCGTGTACGACGTCCGGGAGGTCATCGCCGAGGATGGCACGGCCGTACTCGACCTGGTCGTCTCGGTCGTCTGCTCCTCCGGCACGTACATCCGGGCCCTGGCCCGCGACCTGGGCGCCGACCTCGGAGTCGGCGGACATCTCACCGCCCTGCGCCGCACCCGCGTCGGCCCCTACAAGCTGGACGCGGCCCGCACCCTGGACCAGCTCCAGCAGGAGTTGACCGTGATGCCGGTCGCCGAGGCCGCCGCGGCCGCGTTCCGGCGCTGGGACGTCGACGCCCGGCGCGCCCGGCTGCTCACCAACGGCGTACGGCTGGACATGCCCGAGGAGTACGCGGGCTCCGGCCCCGTCGCCGTCTTCGACCCGGAGGGCCGCTTCCTCGCCCTCGTCGAGGAGCAGCGGGGCAAGGCCAAGAGCCTGGCCGTCTTCGGCTGA
- a CDS encoding bifunctional riboflavin kinase/FAD synthetase translates to MQRWRGLEDIPQDWGRSVVTIGSYDGVHRGHQLIIRHAVNRARELGVPAVVVTFDPHPSEVVRPGSHPPLLAPHHRRAELMAGLGVDAVLILPFTTEFSKLSPADFVVKVLVDKLHAKAVVEGPNFRFGHKAAGNVEFLAAQGKIYDFEVEVVDLYVTGEAGGGEPFSSTLTRRLVAEGDVEGAAEILGRPHRVEGVVVRGAQRGREMGFPTANVETLPHTAIPADGVYAGWLHAQGEAMPAAISVGTNPQFEGTERTVEAYAIDRVGLDLYGLHVAVDFLAFVRGQAKFDTLDALLEQMGQDVQKCRELVAADEAA, encoded by the coding sequence GTGCAGCGCTGGCGTGGCTTGGAGGACATCCCCCAGGACTGGGGGCGCAGCGTCGTCACCATCGGCTCCTACGACGGAGTCCACCGCGGACACCAGCTGATCATCCGGCATGCCGTGAACCGCGCCCGGGAGCTGGGCGTGCCCGCCGTCGTCGTCACCTTCGACCCGCATCCCAGCGAGGTCGTCCGCCCCGGCAGTCACCCGCCGCTGCTCGCCCCGCACCACCGCCGCGCCGAACTCATGGCCGGCCTGGGCGTGGACGCGGTGCTCATCCTGCCCTTCACGACCGAGTTCTCGAAGCTGTCCCCGGCCGACTTCGTCGTCAAGGTGCTCGTCGACAAGCTGCACGCCAAGGCCGTCGTCGAGGGCCCCAACTTCCGCTTCGGGCACAAGGCCGCCGGCAACGTGGAGTTCCTCGCCGCGCAGGGCAAGATCTACGACTTCGAGGTCGAGGTCGTCGACCTGTACGTGACCGGCGAGGCAGGTGGCGGTGAGCCGTTCTCCTCGACGCTGACCCGTCGTCTGGTCGCCGAGGGCGACGTGGAGGGCGCCGCCGAGATCCTGGGCCGTCCGCACCGGGTGGAGGGCGTGGTCGTCCGGGGCGCCCAGCGCGGCCGCGAGATGGGGTTCCCGACCGCCAACGTCGAGACGCTGCCGCACACCGCCATTCCCGCCGACGGTGTCTACGCCGGCTGGCTGCACGCCCAGGGCGAGGCGATGCCGGCCGCCATCTCCGTCGGCACGAACCCGCAGTTCGAGGGCACCGAGCGCACGGTGGAGGCGTACGCCATCGACCGCGTCGGGCTGGACCTGTACGGGTTGCATGTCGCGGTCGACTTCCTGGCGTTCGTGCGGGGGCAGGCGAAGTTCGACACGCTCGACGCGCTGCTGGAGCAGATGGGGCAGGACGTTCAGAAGTGCAGGGAGCTGGTGGCGGCTGACGAGGCTGCCTAG
- a CDS encoding ABC transporter ATP-binding protein: protein MTTSPTAPEVTTAPLLSAQDLHVTFPGRHGGPRARAVDGVDLDIRPGEIVALVGESGCGKTTLARCLLGLVEPTSGRVAFDGRTLEYSGRSLKAYRKRVQLVLQDPSGSLNPRHTVYDAVAEGLRIHGYGGDERTAVAQALSRAGLRPPERFFLRYPHELSGGQRQRVVIAGALVLGPELLVADEPVASLDASVRGEILALLLRLRTELGLSALVVTHDLGLAWNIADRVAVMYLGRIVETGAVEQVLTAPRHPYTQALLSVLPEAPGDPVVLTGEPPDPSRVPSGCRFHVRCQILASGEAETAGVADACRNQDLKVLSGGGESQVACHWAASSALRGARL from the coding sequence ATGACCACGTCCCCCACGGCCCCCGAGGTCACCACGGCACCTCTGCTGAGCGCCCAGGACCTGCACGTCACCTTCCCCGGCCGGCACGGCGGCCCCCGGGCCCGCGCGGTGGACGGGGTCGATCTCGACATCCGGCCCGGCGAGATCGTCGCGCTGGTCGGCGAGTCCGGCTGCGGCAAGACGACCCTGGCCCGCTGTCTGCTGGGCCTGGTCGAGCCGACCTCGGGCCGGGTCGCCTTCGACGGCCGCACGCTGGAGTACTCCGGCCGGTCCCTCAAGGCGTACCGCAAGCGGGTCCAGCTGGTCCTCCAGGACCCGAGCGGCTCGCTCAACCCGCGGCACACGGTGTACGACGCGGTCGCCGAGGGCCTGCGCATCCACGGCTACGGCGGCGACGAGCGGACGGCGGTCGCACAGGCCCTGTCCCGGGCCGGTCTCCGCCCCCCGGAGCGCTTCTTCCTGCGCTACCCGCACGAACTGTCCGGCGGGCAGCGCCAGCGGGTCGTCATCGCGGGCGCGCTCGTCCTGGGACCCGAACTCCTCGTCGCCGACGAGCCGGTGGCGTCCCTCGACGCCTCCGTGCGCGGTGAGATCCTCGCCCTGCTGCTGCGGTTGCGCACCGAGCTGGGCCTGTCCGCGCTGGTCGTCACGCACGACCTTGGGCTGGCCTGGAACATCGCCGACCGGGTCGCCGTGATGTACCTGGGCCGGATCGTGGAGACGGGCGCCGTGGAGCAGGTCCTGACCGCGCCCCGTCACCCGTACACCCAGGCCCTGCTGTCGGTGCTCCCGGAAGCCCCCGGTGACCCGGTGGTCCTCACCGGCGAGCCCCCGGACCCGTCGCGGGTGCCGTCCGGCTGCCGCTTCCATGTGCGCTGCCAGATTCTCGCGAGCGGTGAGGCGGAGACAGCGGGAGTGGCCGACGCGTGCAGGAACCAGGACCTGAAGGTCCTGAGTGGGGGCGGGGAATCGCAGGTGGCTTGCCACTGGGCAGCGTCGTCCGCCCTCAGGGGCGCGAGGCTGTGA
- a CDS encoding ABC transporter ATP-binding protein, with product MTLLDVRDLTVTYAGGAAAVRGVDLRLDAGQKLGLAGESGCGKSTLALALLRLLPAGTRITGEVLLDGEDVLTMKWGRVRAVRWAGASVVFQGAMHSLNAVHRIGDQIAEPILLHRKATPAGAKKKTGELLEQVGLPAARADAYPHELSGGQRQRVMIAMALACDPRLIIADEPTTALDVMIQAQILRLVEQLVADQGLGLIMISHDLAVLADTCDRLAVMYAGRVVEEGPAQQVYEDARHPYARALSAAFPRIGDPASRFAPRGLAGDPPDPAALPSGCTFHPRCPVALESCPEVDPVLHEAGPGRRAACVLVGPPPDEPRAEPQDPEALEEARPSTP from the coding sequence GTGACGCTGCTCGACGTCAGGGACCTGACGGTGACGTACGCGGGCGGGGCTGCCGCCGTGCGCGGGGTGGATCTGCGTCTGGACGCCGGCCAGAAGCTCGGCCTCGCCGGGGAGTCCGGCTGCGGCAAGTCCACGCTGGCGCTGGCCCTGCTGCGGCTGCTGCCCGCCGGGACCCGCATCACGGGTGAGGTCCTGCTCGACGGCGAGGACGTGCTGACGATGAAGTGGGGCCGGGTTCGGGCGGTCCGCTGGGCCGGGGCCTCCGTCGTCTTCCAGGGAGCGATGCACTCGCTGAACGCCGTGCACCGCATCGGCGACCAGATCGCCGAGCCGATCCTGCTGCACCGGAAGGCCACCCCGGCCGGGGCGAAGAAGAAGACCGGAGAGCTGCTGGAGCAGGTCGGCCTGCCGGCGGCCCGCGCGGACGCCTATCCGCACGAGCTGTCCGGCGGGCAGCGGCAGCGCGTCATGATCGCCATGGCGCTGGCCTGCGATCCGCGGCTGATCATCGCCGACGAGCCGACCACCGCGCTCGACGTGATGATCCAGGCGCAGATCCTCCGGCTCGTCGAACAGCTCGTCGCGGACCAGGGCCTGGGCCTGATCATGATCAGCCACGACCTGGCGGTCCTCGCCGACACCTGTGACCGGCTCGCGGTGATGTACGCGGGGCGGGTGGTCGAGGAGGGCCCGGCCCAGCAGGTGTACGAGGACGCCCGGCACCCGTACGCCAGGGCCCTGTCGGCCGCGTTCCCGCGCATCGGCGACCCGGCCTCCCGGTTCGCTCCGCGAGGGCTGGCGGGTGATCCGCCCGATCCGGCGGCGCTGCCGTCCGGCTGTACGTTCCATCCGCGGTGCCCGGTGGCGCTGGAGTCCTGCCCGGAGGTGGACCCGGTGCTGCACGAGGCGGGGCCGGGGCGCCGGGCGGCGTGCGTCCTGGTCGGACCCCCGCCGGACGAGCCGCGGGCGGAGCCTCAGGATCCGGAAGCCCTGGAGGAAGCGAGGCCCAGCACGCCATGA
- a CDS encoding ABC transporter permease, giving the protein MTTTDTALSPRALARQRRRASVARFWRQYRAERAGLYGLTALALCALLALFAPLFVGSGVSSVTDAPGHPMQSPSAEFPLGTDQFGRDLLGLVVWGSRVSLLVGLLAAVLSVAIGTLIGVTAGHFKGWYATVMMRITDWFLVMPTLVLAIALATVMSRSLTTTVIAIGVTTWPTTARLVRAQTLAVETRPYIERAKALGGGHWHIMSRHVLPNVMPLVLAQTTLIISTAILAEATLAFLGLGDPTVVSWGGLLQDAREAGAVSAGDWWYLVPPGIAIAVVALAFTLCGRAVESVLNPRLGVSR; this is encoded by the coding sequence ATGACGACGACCGACACGGCCCTGAGCCCGCGCGCCCTCGCCCGGCAGCGGCGCCGGGCCTCCGTCGCGCGCTTCTGGCGGCAGTACCGCGCCGAGCGGGCGGGGCTGTACGGCCTGACCGCGCTCGCGCTTTGCGCGCTGCTGGCGCTGTTCGCGCCGCTGTTCGTCGGCTCCGGCGTGAGCAGTGTGACCGACGCGCCGGGGCATCCGATGCAGAGCCCGAGCGCCGAGTTCCCGCTCGGCACCGACCAGTTCGGCCGGGACCTGCTGGGCCTGGTGGTGTGGGGCTCGCGGGTGTCGCTGCTGGTCGGGCTGCTGGCCGCCGTGCTGTCGGTCGCGATCGGCACGCTGATCGGGGTCACGGCGGGCCACTTCAAGGGCTGGTACGCGACGGTGATGATGCGGATCACCGACTGGTTCCTGGTCATGCCGACGCTGGTGCTGGCGATCGCCCTGGCCACCGTGATGTCCCGCTCGCTGACCACGACGGTCATCGCGATCGGCGTCACCACCTGGCCGACCACGGCCCGCCTGGTGCGCGCGCAGACCCTCGCCGTGGAGACGCGGCCGTACATCGAGCGGGCGAAGGCGCTCGGCGGCGGCCACTGGCACATCATGTCCCGGCACGTGCTGCCCAACGTCATGCCGCTGGTGCTGGCCCAGACGACCCTGATCATCTCCACCGCCATCCTCGCCGAGGCGACGCTGGCCTTCCTCGGCCTCGGTGACCCCACGGTCGTGTCGTGGGGCGGGCTGCTCCAGGACGCGCGGGAGGCGGGCGCGGTCAGTGCCGGGGACTGGTGGTACCTGGTGCCGCCGGGTATCGCCATCGCCGTGGTGGCGCTGGCGTTCACGCTGTGCGGGCGGGCCGTGGAGTCCGTCCTCAACCCCAGGCTGGGGGTGTCGCGGTGA
- a CDS encoding ABC transporter permease, which produces MTADATPALVEDKHTAAGPRVRKSSAYPRYLAGKLAGALVSLLAVLVTSFFLFRLIPGDPVKTMTGGRQVSAEQLAAYREEFGLDLPLWRQFTDYCGKALTGDLGTSYQFRAPVVDKITEALPNTLLLTGTAFVLYTALGIFLGTRSAWRRGGLGDRIHTGLALTLYSIPSFWLGLLLIIVLSVGIGPIPGMFPTGGMESGGKEGFAYVVDVAHHLVLPVVTLVAVEYGQTLLVTRSALLDEMGSDYLTTARAKGLRDDLVRRRHAVPNALLPTVTLIFINLGRTVAGVILVETVFSWPGLGGLFYQALSVPDLPLVQGLFFVFAAAVIVMNTLADLVYPLLDPRVAR; this is translated from the coding sequence ATGACCGCTGACGCGACCCCCGCACTGGTCGAGGACAAGCACACGGCGGCCGGGCCTCGGGTACGCAAGAGCTCCGCGTACCCGCGGTACCTGGCGGGCAAGCTGGCCGGTGCGCTCGTTTCGCTGCTGGCCGTGCTCGTCACCAGCTTCTTCCTCTTCCGGCTGATCCCCGGCGACCCGGTCAAGACCATGACGGGCGGCCGTCAGGTCTCGGCCGAGCAACTGGCCGCCTACCGCGAGGAGTTCGGGCTCGACCTGCCGCTGTGGCGGCAGTTCACGGACTACTGCGGCAAGGCGCTCACCGGCGACTTGGGGACGTCGTACCAGTTCCGTGCTCCCGTCGTCGACAAGATCACCGAGGCGCTGCCGAACACCCTGCTGCTCACCGGGACCGCCTTCGTCCTCTACACCGCGCTGGGCATCTTCCTCGGCACCCGGTCGGCCTGGCGGCGCGGCGGGCTCGGCGACCGGATCCACACCGGCCTGGCGCTGACCCTGTACTCCATCCCGTCCTTCTGGCTCGGGCTGCTGCTGATCATCGTGCTGTCGGTGGGCATCGGCCCGATCCCGGGCATGTTCCCCACCGGCGGCATGGAGTCGGGCGGCAAGGAGGGCTTCGCGTACGTCGTCGACGTGGCGCACCATCTGGTGCTGCCGGTGGTGACGCTGGTGGCCGTGGAGTACGGGCAGACGCTGCTGGTCACGCGGTCGGCGCTGCTGGACGAGATGGGCAGCGACTATCTGACCACCGCGCGGGCCAAGGGGCTGCGCGACGACCTGGTGCGGCGCCGGCACGCCGTGCCGAACGCGCTGCTGCCGACCGTGACGCTGATCTTCATCAACCTCGGCCGGACGGTGGCGGGCGTGATCCTGGTGGAGACGGTGTTCTCCTGGCCAGGCCTCGGCGGGCTGTTCTACCAGGCGCTGAGCGTGCCCGACCTGCCGCTGGTGCAGGGGCTGTTCTTCGTGTTCGCCGCCGCTGTGATCGTGATGAACACCCTCGCCGACCTGGTCTATCCGCTGCTGGACCCCCGGGTGGCCCGATGA
- a CDS encoding peptide ABC transporter substrate-binding protein, protein MGTKDQTRSLPRGLRLVAVAGAAALTLTAGLATPLDPAARQARAADDGKKVLTVAVAQSVDSLSPFLAVRLLSTSIHRLMYEYLTNYDPKDNHAVPGLATKWESSSDKLTWTYTIRSDSTWSDGKRATAEDAAWTFNKMMTDDGAATANGSYVGNFRKVTAPSPTKLVIELKKPQATMTALDVPIVPKHVWEKVSDFSEFNNDKSFPVVGNGPFVLTGYKADSYVRLKANKSFWRGSPKFDELVFRYYKDQDAAVSALRKGEVSFVAGSPSLTPAQAASLEDAENIKVNDAPGRRFYALATNPGAKAKNGEKFGDGHPSLLDQRVRNALFKAVDRKAIIDKVFQGHAVEGEGYIPPRFSQYFWKPSAGQKLTYDPAEAARMLDQAGYEMNGDGKRVGKDGKPITYRVLCHATDPNDKAVGKYLQEWWGKLGIGVQLNCLDNVTDPWLAGTYDLAFDGWSVNPDPDFVLSIHTCGALPATPKDTGATDNFICDKTYDELYARQLAEYDPAKRADIVKQMESRLYDLGYMNVMAYPNAVEAYRTDQIKSITTMPAKAGNIYGQDGYWSWWSAVPAQSSGSSDNASSTGVVLGIVGGVVVLAGLGVFAAMRRRSTAEDRE, encoded by the coding sequence ATGGGCACGAAAGATCAGACACGCAGCCTCCCGCGCGGCCTCAGGCTCGTCGCCGTGGCCGGAGCGGCCGCGCTCACCCTCACCGCCGGTCTCGCGACTCCGCTCGACCCGGCGGCCCGGCAGGCCCGTGCGGCCGACGACGGCAAGAAGGTGCTGACCGTCGCGGTGGCGCAGAGCGTGGACTCGCTCAGCCCGTTCCTGGCGGTCCGGCTGCTCAGTACGAGCATTCACCGGCTCATGTACGAGTACCTGACGAACTACGACCCCAAGGACAACCACGCCGTCCCGGGCCTGGCCACCAAGTGGGAGTCGTCGTCGGACAAGCTGACCTGGACGTACACGATCCGCTCCGACTCCACGTGGTCGGACGGCAAGCGGGCCACCGCCGAGGACGCGGCGTGGACGTTCAACAAGATGATGACCGACGACGGCGCCGCCACGGCGAACGGCAGTTACGTCGGCAACTTCCGGAAGGTGACGGCGCCCAGCCCCACCAAGCTGGTCATCGAGCTGAAGAAACCGCAGGCCACGATGACCGCGCTCGATGTGCCGATCGTGCCGAAGCACGTGTGGGAGAAGGTCTCGGACTTCTCCGAGTTCAACAACGACAAGAGCTTCCCTGTGGTGGGCAACGGGCCGTTCGTGCTGACCGGGTACAAGGCCGACAGCTACGTCCGGCTCAAGGCCAACAAGAGCTTCTGGCGCGGATCGCCGAAGTTCGACGAGCTGGTCTTCCGCTACTACAAGGACCAGGACGCGGCGGTGTCGGCGCTGCGCAAGGGCGAGGTGTCGTTCGTCGCCGGTTCGCCGTCCCTGACGCCCGCCCAGGCGGCCTCCCTGGAGGACGCGGAGAACATCAAGGTCAACGACGCCCCCGGCCGCCGTTTCTACGCCCTCGCCACCAACCCGGGCGCGAAGGCGAAGAACGGCGAGAAGTTCGGCGACGGCCACCCGTCCCTGCTGGACCAGCGGGTGCGGAACGCGTTGTTCAAGGCGGTCGACCGCAAGGCCATCATCGACAAGGTGTTCCAGGGGCACGCCGTCGAGGGCGAGGGCTACATCCCGCCGCGCTTCTCGCAGTACTTCTGGAAGCCGTCCGCCGGCCAGAAGCTGACGTACGACCCGGCCGAGGCGGCCCGGATGCTCGACCAGGCGGGGTACGAGATGAACGGCGACGGCAAGCGCGTCGGCAAGGACGGCAAGCCCATCACCTACCGCGTCCTGTGCCACGCCACCGACCCCAATGACAAGGCGGTCGGCAAGTACCTCCAGGAGTGGTGGGGCAAGCTCGGCATCGGGGTCCAGCTCAACTGCCTGGACAACGTGACCGACCCCTGGCTCGCCGGCACATACGACCTGGCCTTCGACGGCTGGTCGGTCAACCCGGACCCGGACTTCGTGCTGTCCATCCACACCTGCGGAGCGCTCCCGGCGACCCCGAAGGACACGGGCGCGACCGACAACTTCATCTGTGACAAGACGTACGACGAGCTCTACGCCCGGCAGCTGGCCGAGTACGACCCCGCCAAACGGGCGGACATCGTCAAGCAGATGGAGTCGCGGCTGTACGACCTCGGGTACATGAACGTCATGGCGTATCCGAACGCGGTCGAGGCCTACCGGACGGACCAGATCAAGTCGATCACGACCATGCCGGCGAAGGCGGGGAACATCTACGGCCAGGACGGCTACTGGAGCTGGTGGTCGGCGGTCCCGGCTCAGTCGAGTGGCTCGTCGGACAACGCGTCGTCGACGGGGGTCGTGCTCGGGATCGTCGGGGGTGTCGTGGTCCTCGCCGGGCTCGGCGTCTTCGCGGCGATGCGGCGGCGCTCCACCGCCGAGGACCGCGAGTAG